The following proteins come from a genomic window of Pyxidicoccus sp. MSG2:
- the sufC gene encoding Fe-S cluster assembly ATPase SufC: MALLTVRNLHARVAGKDILKGIDLEVRPGEVHAIMGPNGSGKSTLASVLAGRDGYEVTQGEVLFDGKPLLGLSPEERATSGVFLAFQYPVEIPGVGNLHFLRTALNAQRRVRGLEELDAMDFLQLAREKSKLVQLDAAFMNRSVNEGFSGGEKKRNEIFQMAVLEPRLAILDETDSGLDIDALRTVAGGVNALRSPERGMVLITHYQRLLDYIVPDKVHVMAAGRIIRSGGRELALELEEKGYGWLGLQDGKAGAPKGGEARR, encoded by the coding sequence ATGGCATTGCTGACGGTTCGCAATCTGCACGCCCGCGTGGCGGGCAAGGACATCCTCAAGGGCATCGACCTGGAGGTGCGCCCCGGAGAGGTGCACGCCATCATGGGCCCCAACGGCTCCGGGAAGAGCACCCTGGCCAGCGTGCTCGCGGGCCGTGACGGCTACGAAGTCACCCAGGGCGAGGTGCTGTTCGACGGCAAGCCGCTGCTGGGGCTGTCGCCCGAGGAGCGCGCCACGTCGGGTGTCTTCCTCGCCTTCCAGTACCCGGTGGAGATTCCAGGCGTGGGCAACCTGCACTTCCTGCGCACCGCGCTCAACGCGCAGCGCCGGGTGCGGGGGCTGGAGGAGCTGGACGCGATGGACTTCCTCCAGCTCGCCAGGGAGAAGTCGAAGCTGGTGCAGCTCGACGCGGCCTTCATGAACCGCTCGGTCAACGAGGGGTTCTCCGGCGGCGAGAAGAAGCGGAACGAAATCTTCCAGATGGCGGTGCTGGAGCCGCGCCTGGCGATTCTCGACGAGACGGACTCGGGCCTGGACATCGACGCGCTGCGCACGGTGGCGGGCGGCGTGAATGCGCTGCGCTCGCCGGAGCGCGGCATGGTGCTGATTACGCACTACCAGCGGCTGCTGGACTACATCGTCCCGGACAAGGTGCACGTCATGGCGGCGGGCCGCATCATCCGCTCGGGCGGGCGCGAGCTGGCGCTGGAGCTGGAGGAGAAGGGCTACGGCTGGCTGGGCCTGCAGGACGGCAAGGCGGGCGCACCGAAGGGCGGGGAGGCGCGGCGATGA
- the sufB gene encoding Fe-S cluster assembly protein SufB, translating to MSTDTLQELTRRPYEAGFVTEVESDTFPPGLSEDVIRQLSEKKGEPAFMLEWRLKAFRHWLTMREPDWQAVKYNPIDYQAIRYYSAPKQKPKKGSLDEVDPEILRTYEKLGIPLHEQKLMQNVAVDAVFDSVSVATTFKDKLAKAGVIFCSFSEAVREHPELVKKYLGSVVPYSDNFFAALNSAVFSDGSFVYVPKGVRCPMELSTYFRINAAETGQFERTLIVADEGAIVSYLEGCTAPQRDTNQLHAAVVELVALDGANIKYSTVQNWYPGDAEGRGGIYNFVTKRGIAHRGSKISWTQVETGSAITWKYPSVILKGDDSVGEFYSVALTNNLQQADTGTKMVHIGKNTRSTIVSKGISAGRGQNTYRGLVKVLKSAENARNYTQCDSLLLGDKCGAHTVPYIEVKNASAQVEHEASTSKIGEDQLFYCRQRGISQEDAVSMIVNGFCRQVFKELPMEFAVEAQKLLGVSLEGSVG from the coding sequence ATGAGCACCGACACCCTCCAGGAATTGACTCGCCGCCCGTACGAGGCCGGCTTCGTCACCGAGGTGGAGTCGGACACCTTCCCCCCGGGGCTGAGCGAGGACGTCATCCGCCAGCTGTCCGAGAAGAAGGGCGAGCCCGCCTTCATGCTCGAGTGGCGCCTCAAGGCCTTCCGCCACTGGCTCACCATGCGTGAGCCGGACTGGCAGGCCGTGAAGTACAACCCCATCGACTACCAGGCCATCCGCTACTACTCGGCGCCGAAGCAGAAGCCGAAGAAGGGCAGCCTGGACGAGGTCGACCCGGAAATCCTCCGCACCTACGAGAAGCTCGGCATCCCGCTGCACGAGCAGAAGCTGATGCAGAACGTCGCGGTGGACGCCGTCTTCGACTCGGTGTCCGTGGCCACCACGTTCAAGGACAAGCTCGCCAAGGCGGGCGTCATCTTCTGCTCGTTCTCCGAGGCAGTGCGCGAGCACCCGGAGCTGGTGAAGAAGTACCTGGGCTCGGTGGTGCCGTACTCGGACAACTTCTTCGCGGCGCTCAACTCGGCGGTGTTCAGCGACGGCTCGTTCGTCTACGTGCCGAAGGGCGTGCGCTGCCCCATGGAGCTGTCCACGTACTTCCGCATCAACGCGGCGGAGACGGGCCAGTTCGAGCGCACCCTCATCGTCGCGGACGAGGGCGCCATCGTGAGCTACCTGGAGGGCTGCACCGCGCCCCAGCGCGACACCAACCAATTGCACGCGGCGGTGGTGGAGCTCGTGGCGCTGGACGGCGCCAACATCAAGTACTCCACGGTGCAGAACTGGTACCCCGGCGACGCCGAGGGGCGGGGCGGCATCTACAACTTCGTCACCAAGCGCGGGATTGCGCACCGTGGGTCCAAGATTTCGTGGACGCAGGTGGAGACGGGCTCGGCGATTACGTGGAAGTACCCGAGCGTCATCCTCAAGGGCGATGACTCGGTGGGCGAGTTCTACTCGGTGGCGCTCACCAACAACCTGCAGCAGGCGGACACCGGCACGAAGATGGTGCACATCGGGAAGAACACCCGCAGCACCATCGTGTCCAAGGGCATCTCCGCGGGGCGCGGGCAGAACACGTACCGCGGGCTGGTGAAGGTGCTGAAGAGCGCGGAGAACGCGCGCAACTACACGCAGTGCGACTCGTTGCTCCTCGGCGACAAGTGCGGCGCCCACACGGTGCCGTACATCGAAGTGAAGAACGCGTCCGCGCAGGTGGAGCACGAGGCGTCCACGTCGAAGATTGGCGAGGACCAGCTCTTCTACTGCCGGCAGCGCGGCATCTCCCAGGAGGACGCGGTGTCGATGATCGTCAACGGCTTCTGCCGCCAGGTGTTCAAGGAGCTCCCGATGGAGTTCGCGGTGGAAGCGCAGAAGCTGCTCGGGGTGAGCCTCGAGGGGAGTGTGGGGTAG
- the sufD gene encoding Fe-S cluster assembly protein SufD — protein sequence MTPALAHYLDVASRLHAADASAPAWLKRVRAEGLAQLERQGLPTNRDEAWKYTRLAPLAEGMFIPAADARGPGALSAMVERLGLPGPRLVFVDGRLAPELSSVAGLPRGLTLKPLRDALREDGDLLESVLGQRALSGDSALTALNAALLEDGALLRLAPGTVSEVPVQLLFLTRGDSPVLASPRILVLAGESSEATLVETYAGVGAGATFTNAVTEVTLEDNASLHHYKLQAEADTAVHVSGLHVRQGRDSRFASHAFSFGGALSRNEVHSAFAGEGGDATLNGLYVGRGTQHLDNRTALDHAVPRCTSRELYKGVLDDKSRGTFHGLIRVRPDAQRTDSRQQNRNLLLSESAQADARPQLEILADDVKCAHGAAVGRLDAGALFYLRSRGIPQAEAERLLTYAFAREVVDAVPAGPVRDSVEGLLALKLPGAARREVRA from the coding sequence ATGACGCCGGCCCTGGCGCACTACCTGGACGTGGCTTCGCGCCTCCATGCGGCGGATGCGTCCGCGCCGGCGTGGCTGAAGCGCGTGCGCGCCGAGGGACTGGCGCAGCTGGAGCGGCAGGGACTGCCGACGAATCGCGACGAGGCGTGGAAGTACACCCGGCTGGCGCCCCTCGCGGAAGGAATGTTCATTCCGGCCGCCGATGCGCGCGGCCCGGGGGCACTGTCGGCGATGGTGGAGCGGCTCGGACTGCCGGGCCCTCGGCTCGTCTTCGTGGACGGGCGGCTGGCGCCGGAACTGTCGTCGGTGGCCGGGCTGCCGCGCGGGCTGACGCTGAAGCCGCTGCGGGACGCGCTGCGCGAGGACGGTGACTTGCTGGAGTCCGTGCTGGGCCAGCGGGCCCTGTCCGGTGACTCAGCGCTCACCGCGCTCAACGCGGCCCTGCTGGAGGACGGCGCGCTCTTGCGGCTGGCCCCGGGCACGGTGAGCGAGGTGCCGGTGCAGCTCCTCTTCCTCACGCGTGGAGACTCGCCAGTGCTGGCGAGCCCGCGCATCCTGGTGCTCGCGGGTGAGAGCAGCGAGGCGACGCTGGTGGAGACGTACGCGGGCGTCGGCGCTGGCGCCACCTTCACCAACGCGGTGACGGAGGTGACGCTGGAGGACAACGCCAGCCTGCACCACTACAAGCTCCAGGCGGAGGCGGACACGGCGGTGCACGTGAGCGGGCTGCACGTGCGGCAGGGGCGGGACAGCCGCTTCGCGTCGCATGCCTTCTCCTTCGGCGGCGCGCTGTCTCGCAACGAGGTGCACTCGGCCTTCGCGGGCGAGGGCGGAGACGCCACGCTCAATGGTCTCTACGTGGGCCGGGGCACGCAGCACCTGGACAACCGCACGGCGCTGGACCACGCGGTGCCCCGCTGCACCAGCCGCGAGCTGTACAAGGGCGTGCTGGACGACAAGTCGCGCGGCACGTTCCACGGGCTCATCCGGGTGCGGCCGGACGCGCAGCGCACGGACTCGCGGCAACAGAACCGCAACCTGCTCCTGTCCGAGTCGGCGCAGGCGGACGCACGGCCCCAATTGGAAATCCTGGCGGACGACGTGAAGTGCGCGCACGGCGCGGCGGTGGGGCGGCTGGACGCGGGGGCGCTGTTCTACCTGCGCTCGCGCGGCATTCCCCAGGCCGAGGCCGAGCGGTTGCTCACGTATGCCTTTGCCCGCGAGGTGGTGGACGCGGTGCCGGCGGGGCCGGTGCGGGACAGTGTGGAGGGCCTGCTGGCCCTGAAGCTGCCGGGCGCGGCCCGGCGTGAGGTGCGGGCATGA
- a CDS encoding alpha/beta hydrolase family protein has protein sequence MRFFLLTLLGLTLVGRPAFAADGDLGVTVLGTGHAVFGDQVWPYQLLRLQEPGKAATYAQWFPPRQPGVSPTMMLTRPYDGISWTGEAVDAKWAARGNGIHPDDSEPHYHAGSSSIAYALAPPDSIAAEAFYYLFHDFGVLAVFGRFYAGGDIQNDRDDMHAGMRFLAQAPGVDRSRIGIHGGSWGGFEALYAAVDAPAESRPRVGVALFPLSDFAREVDYLFNVLPSRVTDPTRLGQYATFFEPYLRRVFATTGGPPGGPGTDYGRWTREHLASTLSVPFLVLHEDWDTLVPVEQTQTLAALAGPRVTPLYFQHWDPVDWNSRDLSHGPLVSTYWSVVETVSLGHLLTDLGRPTQFLIVPFTEVTLATWLWDVRVLQWIGSDVRAVAPLLRELMDPRVFLFEPSTGKVVGGADWVTAVVNALWGTQYTAAQLRDVLAVGLPP, from the coding sequence ATGCGCTTCTTCCTACTGACGTTGCTGGGGCTGACCCTCGTGGGTCGGCCCGCCTTCGCGGCTGATGGAGACCTCGGGGTGACGGTGCTCGGCACGGGGCACGCCGTGTTCGGGGACCAGGTGTGGCCGTACCAGCTCCTGCGGCTCCAGGAGCCCGGCAAGGCGGCCACGTATGCCCAGTGGTTCCCGCCCCGCCAGCCGGGCGTCTCGCCCACGATGATGCTCACGCGCCCCTACGACGGCATCTCCTGGACGGGGGAGGCGGTGGACGCGAAGTGGGCCGCGCGAGGGAACGGCATCCACCCCGACGACAGCGAGCCGCACTACCACGCGGGCTCCTCGTCCATCGCCTACGCGCTCGCCCCTCCCGACTCCATCGCGGCGGAGGCCTTCTACTACCTGTTCCACGACTTCGGAGTGCTGGCCGTCTTCGGCCGCTTCTACGCAGGCGGAGACATCCAGAACGACCGGGACGACATGCACGCGGGGATGCGCTTCCTCGCGCAGGCACCGGGCGTGGACCGCTCGCGCATCGGCATCCACGGCGGCTCGTGGGGCGGCTTCGAGGCGCTCTACGCCGCGGTGGATGCGCCGGCCGAATCCCGTCCTCGCGTGGGCGTGGCCCTCTTCCCGCTCTCCGACTTCGCGCGGGAGGTGGACTACCTCTTCAACGTCCTCCCCTCGCGGGTGACGGACCCCACGCGGCTCGGGCAGTACGCGACGTTCTTCGAGCCCTACCTGCGCCGCGTCTTCGCCACCACCGGCGGGCCTCCGGGCGGCCCGGGCACGGACTACGGCCGGTGGACGCGCGAGCACCTGGCGTCGACGTTGAGCGTTCCCTTCCTGGTGCTCCACGAGGACTGGGACACCCTCGTGCCGGTGGAGCAGACCCAGACGCTGGCGGCCCTGGCGGGGCCGCGCGTGACGCCGCTCTACTTCCAGCACTGGGACCCCGTGGATTGGAACAGCCGGGACCTCTCGCACGGCCCGCTGGTCTCCACGTACTGGAGCGTCGTCGAGACGGTGAGCCTGGGGCACCTGCTGACGGACCTGGGCCGCCCCACCCAGTTCCTCATCGTCCCCTTCACGGAGGTGACGCTGGCGACCTGGTTGTGGGACGTGCGCGTGTTGCAGTGGATTGGCAGTGACGTGCGGGCCGTGGCGCCCCTGCTCCGCGAGCTCATGGACCCGCGCGTGTTCTTGTTCGAGCCGTCCACCGGCAAGGTGGTGGGCGGCGCGGACTGGGTGACGGCGGTGGTCAACGCCCTCTGGGGGACGCAGTACACGGCCGCCCAGCTGCGCGACGTTCTCGCGGTGGGGCTGCCTCCCTGA
- a CDS encoding isoaspartyl peptidase/L-asparaginase family protein, whose amino-acid sequence MFASLSPLHRGLLAGAALLFGPMGCTSVESTRVKESQLSTNDKPAVKPKWGIVIHGGAGVIDRDHLSSEREAAVRAALTQALQAGHAVLAKGGSSLDAVGASIRVLEDSPLFNAGKGAVFNHDGVNELDAAIMDGKTRMAGAVAGLRRVKNPINLARAVMEKSPHVMMVGDGAEAFAKTQGVELVDPKYFYTEERWQALQRALQAERSTQPSSSLQPGFDPVTGDHKFGTVGAVALDQAGNLAAGTSTGGMTNKRFGRVGDAPIIGAGTYADPGCAVSATGHGEFFIRYTVARDICARVEYQRLPLSEAADVVINDVLKKVDGEGGVIAMDSQGNVTTPFNSSGMYRGYIGEDGEPQVAIFKDGPSPIEAK is encoded by the coding sequence ATGTTCGCCTCGCTCTCTCCCCTTCACCGTGGCCTGCTCGCGGGCGCCGCGCTGCTCTTCGGCCCCATGGGCTGCACCAGCGTCGAGTCCACCCGGGTGAAGGAGTCCCAGCTCTCCACGAACGACAAACCCGCGGTGAAGCCGAAGTGGGGCATCGTCATCCACGGCGGAGCGGGCGTCATCGACCGGGATCACCTCTCGTCCGAGCGCGAGGCCGCGGTCCGCGCCGCGCTCACCCAGGCGCTCCAGGCTGGCCATGCCGTGCTCGCGAAGGGCGGCAGCAGCCTGGACGCGGTGGGCGCCTCCATCCGCGTGCTGGAGGACTCGCCGCTCTTCAACGCGGGCAAGGGCGCCGTCTTCAACCATGACGGCGTCAACGAATTGGACGCCGCCATCATGGACGGCAAGACGCGCATGGCCGGCGCGGTGGCGGGCCTGCGCCGCGTGAAGAATCCCATCAACCTGGCCCGGGCGGTGATGGAGAAGTCGCCGCACGTGATGATGGTGGGCGACGGCGCCGAGGCCTTCGCGAAGACGCAGGGCGTGGAATTGGTGGACCCGAAGTACTTCTACACGGAGGAGCGCTGGCAGGCGCTCCAGCGCGCACTGCAGGCCGAGCGCAGCACGCAGCCGTCGTCTTCTCTTCAGCCCGGGTTTGACCCGGTGACGGGGGACCACAAGTTCGGCACCGTGGGCGCGGTGGCGCTGGACCAGGCCGGCAACCTCGCGGCGGGCACGTCCACCGGAGGTATGACGAACAAGCGCTTCGGCCGCGTGGGCGACGCGCCCATCATCGGCGCCGGCACCTATGCCGACCCGGGCTGCGCTGTCTCCGCCACCGGCCATGGCGAGTTCTTCATCCGCTACACCGTGGCGCGCGACATCTGCGCCCGCGTGGAGTACCAGCGGCTGCCCCTGTCCGAGGCCGCCGACGTCGTCATCAACGACGTGCTGAAGAAGGTCGACGGCGAGGGCGGCGTCATCGCCATGGACAGCCAGGGCAACGTCACCACGCCCTTCAACTCCAGCGGCATGTACCGCGGCTACATCGGCGAGGACGGCGAGCCGCAGGTGGCCATCTTCAAGGACGGACCGTCGCCCATCGAAGCGAAGTAG
- a CDS encoding cysteine desulfurase: MSGFDVQKVRADFPILRQEVRGRPLVYLDSAATSQKPQSVIDSIVRFYQHDNANVHRGVHVLSERATEAYEGARETVRRFINARDAKEIIFVRGTTEAINLVAQTYGRKHLGRGDEVLITHIEHHANIVPWRMLCEQTGAVLKVIPVDERGELKLDAVDALMTERTRILAVTHVSNALGTVVPVKELTRRAHAKGIPVLVDGAQAVTHFPVDVQDLGCDFYAFSGHKMFGPTGIGVLYGRLERLEPLPPYQGGGDMILSVTMEKVTYNRVPHRFEAGTPDLAGAVGLAAAIEYLEALGMANVAAHDQELLAYATKALESVPGLRIVGTAREKSAVLSFLLEDIHPHDVGTILDREGICIRTGHHCAQPVMQYFKVPATSRASLALYNTTEDVDALVRGLHKVLEVFK, encoded by the coding sequence ATGAGCGGTTTCGACGTGCAGAAGGTTCGCGCCGACTTCCCCATCCTCCGGCAGGAGGTGCGGGGCCGGCCGCTGGTGTACCTGGACAGCGCGGCCACCTCGCAGAAGCCTCAGTCGGTCATCGACTCCATCGTCCGCTTCTACCAGCACGACAACGCCAACGTGCACCGTGGCGTCCACGTGCTCTCCGAGCGCGCCACCGAGGCCTACGAGGGCGCGCGCGAGACGGTGCGCCGCTTCATCAACGCCCGCGACGCGAAGGAAATCATCTTCGTGCGCGGCACCACCGAGGCCATCAACCTGGTGGCGCAGACGTACGGCCGCAAGCACCTGGGCCGGGGGGATGAAGTCCTCATCACGCACATCGAGCACCACGCCAACATCGTCCCCTGGCGGATGTTGTGCGAGCAGACCGGCGCCGTGCTGAAGGTCATCCCGGTGGATGAGCGTGGCGAATTGAAGCTGGACGCGGTGGACGCGCTGATGACGGAGCGCACGCGCATCCTCGCGGTGACGCACGTGTCCAACGCGCTGGGCACGGTGGTGCCGGTGAAGGAGCTCACTCGCCGGGCGCACGCGAAGGGCATCCCCGTGCTGGTGGACGGGGCGCAGGCGGTGACGCACTTCCCGGTGGACGTGCAGGACCTGGGCTGCGACTTCTACGCCTTCAGCGGGCACAAGATGTTCGGCCCCACGGGCATCGGCGTGCTGTACGGCCGCCTGGAGCGCCTGGAGCCGTTGCCTCCGTACCAGGGCGGCGGGGACATGATCCTCTCCGTCACCATGGAGAAGGTGACCTACAACCGGGTGCCGCACCGCTTCGAGGCCGGCACGCCAGACCTGGCGGGCGCGGTGGGGCTCGCGGCGGCCATCGAGTACCTGGAGGCGCTGGGGATGGCGAACGTCGCGGCGCACGACCAGGAACTGCTGGCGTACGCAACGAAGGCGCTGGAGTCGGTGCCGGGGCTGCGCATCGTCGGCACCGCGCGCGAGAAGTCGGCCGTGCTGTCGTTCCTCCTCGAGGACATCCACCCGCACGACGTGGGGACGATTCTGGACCGCGAGGGCATCTGCATCCGCACGGGGCACCACTGCGCGCAGCCGGTGATGCAGTACTTCAAGGTGCCGGCCACGTCGCGGGCGTCGCTGGCGCTCTACAACACGACGGAGGACGTGGACGCGCTCGTCCGCGGGCTGCACAAGGTGCTGGAGGTGTTCAAGTGA
- a CDS encoding type 1 glutamine amidotransferase domain-containing protein, protein MKKLKGLRVAVLAADGFEQVELTLPVKKLEREGADVTIVSLHPGKIRGMNHLSPGKRVDVDATLHEVKAADYDAVLIPGGLVNPDTLRQSALAQDFVRDADTLDLPMAIICHGPWLLVSAGLIEGRKVASWPGIRDDVKNAGGEWVDAPAIRDRNWVSSPSPQHMLAFLNGMVELFAEKMPEVAARVPAHVEAPRKRWPKLLAGSLATAALGVGARRLAALR, encoded by the coding sequence ATGAAGAAGCTCAAGGGGCTGCGAGTGGCCGTGCTGGCGGCGGATGGCTTCGAGCAGGTGGAGCTGACGCTTCCCGTCAAGAAGCTGGAGCGCGAGGGCGCGGACGTGACGATTGTCTCGCTCCATCCGGGGAAGATTCGGGGGATGAACCACCTGTCCCCCGGGAAGAGGGTCGACGTGGACGCGACGCTCCACGAGGTGAAGGCCGCGGACTATGACGCGGTGCTCATCCCCGGCGGCCTCGTGAATCCAGACACCCTGCGGCAGAGCGCGCTGGCGCAGGACTTCGTGCGCGACGCGGACACGCTGGATTTGCCCATGGCCATCATCTGCCACGGCCCGTGGCTGCTGGTGTCCGCGGGCCTCATCGAGGGACGCAAGGTCGCCTCGTGGCCGGGCATCCGGGACGACGTGAAGAACGCAGGGGGAGAGTGGGTGGACGCGCCCGCCATCCGAGACCGCAACTGGGTATCCAGTCCGAGCCCGCAGCACATGCTCGCGTTCCTCAACGGCATGGTGGAGCTGTTCGCGGAGAAGATGCCGGAGGTGGCGGCACGCGTCCCGGCCCACGTCGAGGCGCCCCGGAAGCGGTGGCCGAAGCTGCTCGCGGGGAGCCTGGCCACGGCGGCGCTCGGCGTGGGCGCGCGAAGGCTGGCGGCACTGCGCTGA
- the sufU gene encoding Fe-S cluster assembly sulfur transfer protein SufU: protein MSSDLSDLYQEVVLEHSKRPRNYRVVEGHNREAAGHNPLCGDQLSVTLKVEGDVIRDIGFQGQGCAISKASASLMTGAVKDKTRAEAEALFERVHKLVTEGPEGVDVDALGKLAVLSGVSEFPARVKCASLAWHTLRAALEGRGEAVSTE, encoded by the coding sequence GTGAGCTCGGACCTGTCGGACCTCTATCAAGAGGTCGTCCTGGAGCACTCCAAGCGGCCGCGCAACTACCGCGTGGTGGAGGGTCACAACCGCGAGGCGGCGGGGCACAACCCGCTGTGTGGCGACCAGCTCTCGGTGACGCTGAAGGTGGAGGGCGACGTCATCCGCGACATCGGCTTCCAGGGGCAGGGCTGCGCGATTTCCAAGGCGTCCGCGTCGCTGATGACGGGGGCGGTGAAGGACAAGACGCGCGCGGAAGCCGAGGCCCTCTTCGAGCGGGTGCACAAGCTGGTGACGGAGGGGCCGGAGGGCGTGGACGTGGACGCGCTGGGGAAGCTGGCGGTGCTGTCCGGAGTGAGCGAGTTCCCGGCCCGGGTGAAGTGCGCGAGCCTCGCGTGGCACACGCTGCGCGCGGCGCTGGAGGGACGCGGCGAGGCCGTGTCCACGGAGTAG
- the sufT gene encoding putative Fe-S cluster assembly protein SufT: MRGMTAVLGQDVSATIIPSGDRVMLPAGAELRVMQTLGGNITVQDPYGQLFRIDEKDGGALGEEYAPKEKAAADDGTFNEEQVWEQLRTVYDPEIPVNIVELGLVYACKAEPLPEGGQRVDIQMTLTAPGCGMGPVLVDDVRQKVSSVPGVKEANIDLVWDPPWSQDRMTDVAKLQLGWM; encoded by the coding sequence ATGAGAGGAATGACCGCGGTGCTGGGGCAGGACGTGTCCGCCACCATCATCCCCAGTGGAGACCGGGTGATGCTGCCGGCGGGCGCGGAGCTGCGGGTGATGCAGACGCTCGGCGGCAACATCACCGTGCAGGACCCGTACGGCCAGCTCTTCCGCATCGACGAGAAGGACGGCGGCGCGCTCGGCGAGGAGTACGCGCCGAAGGAGAAGGCCGCCGCGGACGACGGCACCTTCAACGAGGAGCAGGTCTGGGAGCAGCTGCGCACGGTGTATGACCCGGAGATTCCGGTGAACATCGTGGAGCTGGGCCTGGTGTACGCGTGCAAGGCGGAGCCGCTGCCGGAGGGTGGGCAGCGCGTGGACATCCAGATGACGCTGACGGCGCCCGGCTGCGGCATGGGCCCGGTGCTGGTGGACGACGTGCGCCAGAAGGTGTCCTCCGTGCCCGGCGTGAAGGAAGCCAACATCGACCTGGTGTGGGACCCGCCGTGGAGCCAGGACCGCATGACGGACGTGGCGAAGCTTCAGCTCGGTTGGATGTGA
- a CDS encoding SUF system Fe-S cluster assembly regulator, whose amino-acid sequence MLRMSKMTDYGIVLMTELARAEGDTRTTRELAARTRVPLPSASKVLKSLLQAGLVVSHRGANGGYGLARPPAELTLAELVTALEGPVALTECGVHTTGGAPCELESVCHVRGHWRLINTAIQDALGRLTLADLVAPAPRIPERLVGLGMPSRPAAPASAAPPASASATGVRS is encoded by the coding sequence ATGCTTCGGATGAGCAAGATGACCGACTACGGCATCGTGCTGATGACCGAGCTGGCTCGCGCGGAGGGTGACACGCGCACCACTCGCGAGCTGGCGGCGCGCACGCGCGTGCCATTGCCCTCGGCCAGCAAGGTGCTCAAGAGCCTGCTCCAGGCGGGCCTCGTGGTGTCCCACCGCGGCGCCAACGGCGGCTATGGCCTGGCCCGCCCGCCGGCCGAGCTCACCCTGGCGGAGCTCGTCACCGCGCTGGAAGGCCCCGTCGCCCTCACCGAGTGCGGCGTCCACACCACGGGCGGCGCCCCCTGCGAGCTGGAGTCCGTGTGCCACGTGCGCGGCCACTGGCGCCTCATCAACACCGCCATTCAAGACGCGCTGGGCCGGCTGACACTGGCGGACCTCGTCGCCCCCGCGCCCCGCATCCCCGAGCGCCTGGTGGGCCTGGGCATGCCGTCGCGGCCCGCGGCCCCGGCCAGCGCCGCGCCCCCTGCTTCCGCTTCCGCCACAGGAGTCCGTTCATGA